One window from the genome of Diabrotica virgifera virgifera chromosome 6, PGI_DIABVI_V3a encodes:
- the LOC114329160 gene encoding uncharacterized protein LOC114329160 codes for MSTNKELIKRRGNLKQKLTMFEKFLTKKRNEKQTKNVIVEVEIRLANIEPVIDEFENIQYEIENMAENESEEFENRESFTDLYYSLVAQAKLIISPSSDKNECPNHPVESISSNLDSTHSVNVDQVQVNQVNCQIKLPTISLPHFQGLYGGWLEYHDTYDSLIHRNPGINSIQKFHYLRASLSGEAAQVISSLEISAANYDIAWNLLCERFANTRLVIYNHTKALFALQPIQKESSSHLRQLIDNISKNLRSLESLEQPVHSWDTLLIFMVASKLDATTAREWESYKPIGDLPTFEDMITFLKGKADLLEKLEVSKISHNSDRQSKFSRQPQSFLSFNGKACTFCNENHKIFNCAKFLECSTQERINHARESKLCTNCLYPGHFSSKCKYGSCKRCKGNHNTLLHLDRQQSTQSTDTNQRLENEPEHQVSLSAHSNGGQAILSTAVIQVFDKNGRVHHCRALLDCGSQSNLITRELAEKLALSRSEVNISIVGIGHAVSNIRSKCTAKIQSKQSSFSTSLSCLVVNRICDRIQAYSFNIGNLAIPQHLNLADPSFHVASKIDILIGVDTFWKILCVGQFSLGPSAPIMQKTKFGWIISGPTLQNLIGFHNARVTENLAYFPRLL; via the exons ATGTCGACTAATAAGGAATTAATTAAGAGAAGGGGAAATTTAAAACAAAAGCTTACTATGTTTGAAAAATTTCTCACCAAAAAGCGGAATGAAAAACAAACGAAAAATGTTATCGTTGAAGTAGAAATTAGATTAGCTAACATAGAACCAGTCATAGACGAATTCGAAAACATACAATACGAAATCGAAAACATGGCTGAAAATGAATCGGAAGAATTTGAAAACCGAGAAAGCTTTACAGATTTGTATTATTCGCTCGTAGCAcaagcaaaattaataatatcaCCGAGTTCAGATAAAAATGAATGTCCTAATCATCCCGTAGAgtcaatttcttcaaatttagATAGCACGCATTCAGTAAATGTAGATCAAGTTCAAGTCAATCAAGTTAATTGTCAAATAAAATTGCCTACAATATCTTTACCCCATTTTCAAGGGTTGTACGGGGGGTGGCTTGAATATCACGATACGTATGATTCATTAATTCACAGAAATCCTGGAATCAATTCAATTCAGAAGTTCCATTATCTTCGGGCATCTCTAAGTGGAGAAGCTGCACAAGTTATAAGTTCATTAGAGATTTCGGCCGCGAATTATGATATTGCATGGAACTTATTATGCGAAAGGTTTGCAAACACTCGTCTTGTGATCTACAATCACACCAAGGCGTTATTTGCTTTGCAGCCTATTCAGAAAGAATCTTCTTCTCATCTACGTCAATTAATTGacaacatttcaaaaaatttgcgTTCTTTAGAATCCCTCGAGCAACCAGTTCATTCATGGGATACCCTATTAATATTCATGGTAGCCAGCAAATTAGATGCTACCACTGCAAGAGAATGGGAATCATACAAGCCTATAGGTGATCTTCCTACCTTTGAGGACATGATTACGTTCTTAAAGGGCAAGGCCGATCTTCTGGAAAAGCTAGAGGTATCAAAAATTTCACATAACTCGGACAGACAGTCCAAATTCTCAAGGCAGCCGCAATCTTTTCTTTCATTCAATGGAAAAGCCTGTACGTTCTGCAACGAAAATCACAAAATCTTTAATTGCGCTAAATTCTTGGAGTGTTCAACTCAGGAACGAATCAATCATGCCAGAGAGTCCAAGTTATGCACAAACTGCCTTTATCCCGGCCATTTTAGCTCCAAGTGTAAATATGGATCTTGTAAAAGGTGCAAGGGCAATCATAACACCCTATTACATTTAGATAGGCAACAATCCACTCAAAGTACTGACACTAATCAGCGGCTGGAGAATGAGCCTGAACACCAAGTGTCTCTTTCGGCTCACTCGAATGGAGGTCAAGCGATTTTGTCTACAGCTGTCATTCAGGTATTCGATAAAAACGGTAGGGTTCATCATTGCAGAGCTCTTCTTGATTGTGGCTCTCAATCAAATCTGATAACGAGAGAATTAGCTGAAAAGCTAGCACTATCAAGGTCAGAGGTCAATATCTCTATTGTCGGGATAGGTCATGCGGTTTCAAACATTCGATCTAAATGCACGGCAAAGATTCAGTCAAAACAGTCTTCATTTTCTACATCTCTTTCATGTCTAGTAGTTAATAGGATCTGTGATAGAATTCAAGCATATAGTTTTAACATTGGAAACTTAGCTATTCCACAGCATTTAAACCTAGCAGATCCCAGTTTTCATGTTGCTTCAAAAATCGACATTTTGATAGGTGTTGATACATTCTGGAAAATCTTGTGTGTAGGACAATTCAGTTTAGGTCCTTCTGCTccaattatgcaaaaaacaaagttCGGTTGGATAATTTCCG gacctactcttcaaaACCTAATAGGTTTCCATAACGCCCGAGTGACtgaaaatttagcatactttcctcgtCTACTATAA